One segment of Nitrospinota bacterium DNA contains the following:
- a CDS encoding flagellar basal body-associated FliL family protein has translation MVAAKEENIEEEVSQKGGSFFKWVVLLMLFFLIAGSGGFFAWYKFFREPTQIKVTEKKETKKIEDTLGIIFPLETFIVNLSEDTGKRYLKTTLELELPDLGSKEEVEKRKAQIRDNLLVLLSSKSFSDINTIKGKYKLKDEIITRLNAILVNGKVKQVYFTEFVIQ, from the coding sequence ATGGTTGCTGCAAAGGAAGAAAATATAGAAGAGGAGGTTTCTCAAAAGGGGGGCTCTTTCTTTAAGTGGGTTGTTCTTCTTATGCTCTTTTTTCTCATAGCCGGTTCAGGAGGATTCTTTGCATGGTATAAGTTTTTTAGAGAACCGACTCAGATAAAGGTTACCGAGAAAAAAGAGACAAAGAAAATCGAAGATACCCTCGGTATTATTTTTCCACTTGAGACCTTTATCGTAAATCTTTCAGAAGATACAGGGAAAAGGTATTTAAAGACAACCTTAGAACTAGAATTACCTGATCTGGGCTCGAAAGAAGAAGTAGAAAAAAGGAAAGCACAAATAAGGGATAATCTATTGGTCTTGCTTAGCAGTAAGTCTTTTAGTGATATCAATACAATTAAAGGAAAGTATAAGCTGAAGGATGAAATCATCACCAGATTAAATGCTATCCTAGTTAATGGAAAGGTTAAACAGGTATATTTTACAGAATTTGTCATTCAGTAA